aactggggAAAGTTcgtaaaattattacaaaatgcgctAACTGTTATtaaaaatgctgatacccttgttacatttttcgtagacatttttttattacaaaatgcttatacccttattacaaaacgcgtagactagtttattacaaaatactgtagacgttattacaaaatgcgtcagttattaaaaaatgctgataccccttattacattttgcgtaagttattacaaaacacgtcagtattacaaaatgccgcagcacagCGTCGGTTATCGATATAGTGGACCTTGAACACACGGATACGTATACGATAGAAGTGGCAGCGGAACAAACAGAGGAAGTCAAATAAACATTAGTTTATTAGTAGACTCATAGAGGAAGAAACGACACCACATTGGAAACTACACGGATACCGTAATGTACAGATTCTCACCTCTGTACCGGGGATATTGAACATAATTCTGAGTTTAGCATTATTAATTTAGCAATGACAACGCCTCAGTCCATCTCTGTCTCTATCGGTCTGAAAGATTTGGACATTCTAAACAGGACACACTCTTGGCGTGATGAGCGATTTTTGAGCCGAGAACAGCATCTGATGCAGGCCGATGACGTGGCCAGTcacgagaaaaaaaattgatatgacATTATGCGTGACTTCTCTCTCGTCCGAATTCGCCCGGCATACCGTACACATTTGCCATCAATGGGTGTGAGGTAGAAGCCAAACAACCAAACCAGGTGgaccttttcagggccaccaaagtTTTCAGAAAGAGAGCACAcgataatacattttcttctgACACTACTAAGATGTAATCGGTTTGAATGTAGTCTGATCACGTTTTGTATCCCTGAAAATGCCGTTGGTAGGTACAAAAATTGGAGAACAGTGAAGAAACTATTGCACACATCTTTTGACACtgaaaaatctgttttatttattcTAGTCACCGTTAGCAGATAAGACAAATGCTAATGAACATTAGGTACACATCCAGCTAACACGTGTCTTACTTTGCACAACGTTAGATTGACAGTGATATTCAAACCCCCGTTAGCGTCCCCTGTGTCGACGTTCTCACTTGCCACGCACAATTATTCACAAAAATTATcggtttgaaaaatattgagtcGCTATGCATTGGTCAGGTATTTACCCTGCTGTAGAGAATTCACATTTGGTGAATTTGCATAAAAACACGTAACAATTCGCCATCTCTGGAGCTCTCAGTTTCAAGCTATTCGTACGGCGTCTCTTTGCATAATTGGCGTCCTTCCATTTAATCCGTATTCATATCCAATGGGAGTCTTTAAGATTCGAAAAGTGCAAGTGATAAGCCACTTGTTATCTTAAGCAGACTCTTATACGATTTTTGAATCGTAATATCAAATAGGCTGTAAGAGATtcacaaatttatattttagtaCTTGCTATTTTGTTCAGTTCACCATGGGTATCATTCATCTTCTGTAGATCCTATGCCACCTGCAAATCTGTCAATACACATCTCAGAGGATCCTGTCGTCGAATATTCAACAGCAACTCTAACATGTTCATCGAGCGGAAACCCTGATCCAACGTACGGATGGCTCCAGAATGTTGAACCGCTTCCTGGGAATGAGCGCTATGAACTGAGTGATAACAACTCTAAACTTACAATCACTCCTGTATTACGTGAGGACATGATGGAATACAGCTGTGTTGCGACCAACGACTTTGGCTCCGACGAGgcaaatatatatgtaaatgtattaTGTAAGTTGAACAAATCGGTAgcgatttttatattttcattagcaaaatatcaagaaatacaaAGTAAGTAATTTCATAGGACTGTGGTAGAGGTCAACAGGTCATCCTTTTGCAATGACTAATTCTATTTTGCTCCAAACACGTGCACTTTTCCGGAAAAGACTGCCATTTTTGCGATTCTAACTTATCTGAGCTTTAGCAACACACACCTACTCTCCTTACCACCGCTAATCACCATACATATATTATTGGGTGGTTAGGCCCGTACGAGGGACATGATGGAATACGGCAGAGTGGCGACAAACAACGTTTGCTCCGAAGAGGCAAAGGTATATGACAAATTATTATGCAAGTTGAAAATTCGGCAgcatttttatatatttattagcAAAATATTCATTCGACTGTGGTAAAGGTTATTTGGTCACCAATATTTTTGCTCACTTGATGCTTTAAACCGTTACAGCTTTATGCAGGTATAGGCAGATCATTTGGTATAAAGGTCCGTGTTTGCTTTTTCTTTGCCAATATGGTTTATTCGTCACCAACTTTTGGTCTGCATGATGTATTTCACAGTTACAGGTTTAGTTCGAATTTTTTATATGTGCTTATACCAAAGAAAGTGTATATGGTAAGTCGTtaggtatgcatgcatgcatgcatgcatgcatgcatgcatgcatgcatgcatgaagaGTAATGGGCAATGTCATTACGAGTGAAATGATCCTAACTGTAAGAGATTTCCGTAACTAgcgatgcatgcatgcatgcatgcatgcatgcatgcatgcatgcatgcatgcatgtatgtatgtatgtatgtatgtatgtatgtatgtatgtatgtatgtatgtatgtatgtatgtatgtatgtatgtatgtatgtatgtatgtatgtatgtatgtatgtatgtatgtatgtatgtatgtatgtatgtatgtatgtatgtatgtatgtatgtatgtatgtatgtatgtatgtatgtatgtatgtatgtatgtatgtatgtatgtatgtatgtatgtactcgagcgcaccgtttataacctcattataatatgcttaagTTAAATACAAGTGGACCATGTCGTTATTTTGGACTGAATTTGAAACGAGGGTTAAGGAGCCAAGCCTCAACACAAAGTCAAGAAAAagtttcagaacgcgcgcgtGTGCACAGTTAACGCAatgcatcgatatcgcgattacTCATCAAACTTGAAGAATTTCACTTGCAAAAATGCTCAAATAGACCTGTAAAAAATTGTTGTTACATCGCCGTTGTTGCTTACACAAACTCATCATTTGTGGGTTTATCGagctgcactagactaaaatttaacattcaaaatcaatCTTAAGCCGTAGACTTAGTCGATATTATAGGGCATTGAGCTCTCAAGCATGTCTTCTTGTTTAGAATATATACCCCGGcgccagccaatcagattgccggattcaaGCTAAGAATATTATAATAGTATCTTTGTCTTCGCCATGGTTTTTACTCAGTCGTAAAAGGCATTAAGATAGTCATTCCTGCTGGTGGCCTGTAATAAATccagatatatgtatgtatgtatgtatgtatgtatgtatgtatgtatgtatgtatgtattatgtatgtatgtatgtatgtatgtatgtatgtatgtatgtatgtatgtatgtatgtatgtatgtatgtatgtatgtatgtatgtatgtatgtatctatgtatctatgtatgtatctatgtatgtatctatgtatgtatctatgtatgtatgtgtgtgtgaaacTCCATTTCGAACAACCCGTGAAACATAAGTGACACGCTtccttaaaaaataaaattagtttACACCTCCTTTTTAATTATCTAAAGAATCAGTTTGAGAGCAGAAGTATatgtgtgtctatctgtctttcAAGTAATGTTTGTGGAAGGCAACTTAACAGGTGAaatgttttctcatttttattttattgtattttcagaTCTTCCTGACAACGGATGGCCCGAATGTATGGTGACTTATTATACATCAGAGAATGAACCAAAAGCTGGTGATCGTGCTGAAATAACCTGCACTGCCACGGATGGAAATCCCTATCCAAGTCTAGTCTGGTATAATGGTAGCAATGTATTAGATGGTACATATACTACTCCAGAGGGCGAAGACGACAAGATCACATCAAATGTCTTCGAATGGTCATTGACAGCGTATGACAATGGAAAGAAATATCAGTGCGAGGGTGATCATCCAGCGCTAAGTACACCTAGGGCTTGCGATACGGGAGTACTTGACATTAAATGTAAGTTGATCATGGTACATACTTGTTCTGCAGTGTGTCAATCTTTGTGATATAAACACaacaaatacggctagttttcaatcgggttcgaacccacaacatacggcatcagtcgcctagcggagagaccacagagagaaccgctcggctaaatccccactctaaaGAGAGTGGTTCAATGgccagctaagttgttacatttttctgactgagaccgctccacacgttgtagagttcgtgaagcactcactcacgcatgctcactatcacacatcgcacatacaacaAACATACACAATAGCACATGTACGCACACAACACGACGATAGAGACAAGCAGGCACAcataagacagacagacagacagacacagacaggcagacagatagaATATAGACAATAGACAGAGTTTAAATTTGTCGTTGCATGCAATGacgaaaataaatatattagcCGTTGCACATCTATCTCCAAGGAAATGCTTGGCATATCTTTAGCATCAAAAGGGGTAATTCGAATATTACAATATAGTCACTATTGGTATCATTGCAAGGTCTAAAAATTCACTGGCATCGTTAGACTTGTTCACAGTCGCTTTTTTCTCAGCAGCAATCTCACGATCTTTACAACAGCCTACAACTTATAATGCAGTCTGCTGAATCTTACTCCCGCACTTTactttgatttgatatttatattccCCGATAGACTTAGAAAAAGTCTATTGCATTTCAATAACTATATAAAAGGCCACAGTGCCCCGGCCTGTAATGGGCTCAAGGAAAAGTTGAAATCAAGAATGTGTTCGGCTTCGATCCGTACGATTTGCGGTGTAAAGTCTGCTTTTGTCCTTTAAAGCGCTATATTTTGGATTGTTCCAGAGCGCCCTTGACTATAGCTGTATTGTTTGGGGTAATGCAAccgaaaaaatattgataaagtttTCATTCTTCAGAAACGAGCATTACGTATACTTTTTGAACTCCCCTTTGACTTTCCATCACAGGATTTATTTTCATCTCTGAATGTTATGTCAGTTAGACAGCGTATTTTTACTTTACTGcaattttaatgattaaatgtaTGAATGGTGTCTGTCCACAATATTTATCTTACTCTCAACTGCAATGTTCATGACCATAATACGCGGTCTGCATATCACCAGGACTGTTATGTGCCAAGGTGTATTTCAAAATCTGGTCAACGTAGGTTTCATTTCCGAGGATCTAAAGTATGGAATGCTTTACCTACAGATATTAGACAGAGTACTACTCTTTATACTTTCAAACGTAACTTGAAAGACTACATAAGAAGGAATGTTTCCCTGTAGTTCCGTCTCTTGTACGCATGTCTGTGATATgtagttttcttttcttttttccgaaagagccccgatgaaaattactgtacagtAATTCGGCCGCTCAATaaagtgtaaaaaaaaaataaaaaaataaaactaacgtttgttttttcacattttttttaaaatgacatcctctaTATGTAAAAGTAGATTATAATTGATACTGAATCGCACGGTTCGCATGCCTAGCCAACCTCACAAACGTGTACGATTAACAGTTAAATGAgtgaaaatgacttcttgtcctgACCAGAGGTCAatctttgttgacacacgaaacggtATTTAATCACGCATGCTCAACctcatctacgcaagttttttACAGTGGCGTCCACAAAAACCCATGCTCTTCAAAAGGTCTGATCAATTCATGCTGGCAATTTGGCCAAAAACGCGCAAAAAGTAGgcgaaataccggaaagatataaattaaTAAGTGCTTCCTTATTGTTCCGAATGTAATTAGCTGTGCAAACACACGTCCTGAACAGCTGAACTAATgatggaggcagtcgattgtctGGTATGCTAAACTTCATCCATTGCATTACACATTGTCACCGACGATACAGAGATCAAATTTGCTAAATGATTGGACAAGAGAATTAAAAATGAATACTACCACGCCTAAtcttgaactagtcgtttcttccgttgtgcaatatgacaaaaattgcgttgaaaataaatgacgagaCTCTACTCCATGTTCTCTACCTTGTCCAGGATAGGCAACCATCAACTTCACATATCTCGTTGCCGTTTGAAAGCCCTCAGAATGGataatcttgaatgcagtacaaaagtcttactttgtaaatttaaaagtatttcaaaatagtattcaacgtaacgggtatctaatcctcacgaCAACTACCGTAGTAAAAAGGCATTACCGGCTAGCTGCAATGGAGCTCCAGGCACGAAAAAGTTCAAATACAGGAGATCCCGGTCCCACTGCAAAGTCGCCCCCGTGCGCACCAGGCCAAATAGCAATCTTACCTCTTGCTTTGTATTTTGCTGTTTAATTATTCTTTGTAATGAATTCAcgatacatatatctgacttgaGCAACTGCACAATTTGATTTGACTGTGATTTTGGCAATAGTCTCGACATTAGCGTACCGCCCTGTAAGGGCcgaaatttgcatggacaattcCCGGGGAATCATACCCCCAGCAAGATGAAATAGTTGTTTGGTGCTTTGGGCCGGCAAATCCTGTaaagtgcagcggggccggcCCGAGATTGGCGTAGGGtctgcagcaaggtaaagttgACAGCGTCAAATGCTATTGCAGAATTTCAGCATTCGTTTTTCAAATTCGGGAGGATATTTACCGCAGTATTCATAATGCCTTGATACCGATATAAAAGCTCAAAAATTCAACCATCAGTAGCCAAGAGTCtattaatttttacaaatatcTTTATGTTGGTTCCTATACTTTAACAGAGTTATCAGCCGTGCGTATACTGGCCGTCGTTCTCCTCGGACATACACTGCTGTTTAGggaaccgtcattatttatggtcGGAGGGATAACATTGGAAACTCCGAACTCTTGAGTAACGCCAAAGTCAACCATTGTGAATTTGGCTTACCCCCTGCCCCACTtcgaaaagttaaataccattacatgtacttgtaaaCGCTGCGAAAAATACAACTAGAATATTATCAGCTGTGTTATGACTGTTGAAAACGATGAatcaaataaaaagaaattcaaagtcattacaaaatgtagatataaaagctcacagTGCAatcagtatccaaccatattgttaaatttgtcatTATCGTATGCTTAATACGTCACTATCTATTGTTTCCTGATTAGATTTACTGGTAGTGGCAGTTACTTGCACTTTTTTGCCTGATTTCATGTAGCTAATATTTATTGTTCTGTTAAAGTATTTGTTTGCTTTATTTACATGTTGGTAGTAAATAtacattgtcaaatatttatgtcaagaaagagaaaaaagaatATAGGACATagaaaacaacaatttacatttgtttgaaaaatagaaCAAATCTCTATTGCTCAATTATTTGACTCTCAGTTCTTTCCTGTCATGAAAGATGGATTTGTTATTGAGGTAGTCCACTGTTTGTACACTTGTGGAATTAGCTTTCTCCAAGCACTTTCCCCAGAAACCAGCTCCTATAGAATTTAGAATACATGTTTTGGGAtgcttgaaacaatttttttatctgTAAATCCTCGAAAATTATTAACGTGGTCATAATAGTCAATATATTTGCATTGCAAATACATCTACAATTTAAAATctattgtttttaatttttttccattatttttatatcaatttATAACTTCATTAAACGCTTCAGTACTTTGCTAAAAATCTATTAGCCCTCTCTTCTTTCTCTCCTAATTTTGAGCACcctttgtagctttcaattttagatgaccccaggccgtaaaagCTGACTATTCCCTAACCTTACACCAAATGTCATTGCGTTCAGATGCCACAATCTTCATTAGACAGCCTGCCAAAATacgttgcttcgatttcgcaatcatcTTACCGCTAACGCGACAGACAACTGAAGTTTATTACTTCAAATGACTCAGTTTGAGAAGTGGGGCAAGTGTATGCCGTGTCGTCTTGTCTTAACATTGATGAACATCGGTACCAGGATTTCCTCTCCCACTGCGCACCGGCAACTGCCGACTACACTGTGTACTCCGTATGTGCCAGAATAGAAAACTTATACAACAATAGTCAAGCATTACCTGAATGTAGCTCTACTTCAGAGTATAGTAGCGCAGTGACTAAAACCGTGTCTTGCTGGACATTAACACCTTATGACAATGGAAAAATGTATGGGTGTAAAGGCAATCACGATGCGACTGAAGAAACTCCCAACTGTTTTACCGAAGTATTTGATGTTAAATGTAGGTTACATTCACCGATATGCTCATGTCGAAAagctatctctctctctctctctctctctctctctctctctctctctctctctctctctctctctctctctctctctctctctctctctctctgaatttGTGACGGAATATTACTTAGTGAAGACTCTTGCTGTTGCTTTTTCTACAAACGACGAACTTATTTTATGAATTTCGACATATATAGCTAATGAGTATTCTATTTGCAAAACGTTTTTTGCAGGACAGATGTAATTTTCAATCAGTCAATTTAAACTTGCTGAAATATTAAATGTATGCCTTGCTCTTTAGGAATGGCATTTTTGTTCTGGATATATTCTTACTGTCTATACGGAAGTGTACATGCACATAGCATTGAGAGTTTACCTGGATTGAATTAGTAATAACAGAGCATACcgcatgtatttttatttcatatttaattttgcaGATTTCCCAACTTGGCAAACCTGTGCTAACACTGAAGGAGACCAATTCGAAGAAGATGACGAATATACTATTACCTGTCAATCAGATGGAAATCCACTAGCAACTTGCGATGGATTAACGGAACAAACTCAGCTATTCTTCGTGAAACTAATGATTACGACGACGACGAGATAGCAATCAATGAATACTCATGGAAACTGACTCGAAGCGATAATCGAGTATTTTTCGAATGTTTTGCCTTCAACGATATCAGAGAAAACACACTGAAATGTTGGACGGCACTACTCAATGTGCACTGTATGTCTAATACTCTGTAACTTATTTTTGGTCGAATTGAgtccaatctttatcttcaagtttatttgttttaattcaTTAAAGACAGCTTATATCCGTGACAAAAATGATTCCTGTAAGCTGTAAAATTATAGGAaagttgaattattttttgataatgaaaattggGTGCTTTAGCTACGAAGGTAAAATGATTGCATGTTTGCGATAAATACCAAATACAAGGGTATACTGCTCAAAAACGTTTACATAGTACCCTAAATAGGTAGAGCtagaatttttgatttttatcatGCAACTGAAATAAATGTGCAATTTATAATACCCcttaaaatgtgtattttccgTATCTATTTTAGTTGCACCTCTCTCTGCATTGTTGACTGGATACACAGACACAGCTAGGAAAGGAGACAGGGTAGAGTTATCGTGTGTAACAGATTCTAGCAATCCTGTCTCTATTATCAGCTggtacaaaaattacaaactgaTTACTGACGATGATTACGAAGAGATTCAAGAGGAAGATATAAGAGATGGCGGTTTTCATGGGAAGGTTACGGAAGGAGGTTTACATTTTGATGTTCTGGCATCTCATAATGAAAATGAGTTTTCTTGTAAAACTACAAGAATTGAATATTCAGAAGAGGACCTCACTGTCTCCGTAACTACTTTCGTATACTGTAAGTATCACTTTATTCATACTCCTGGGCTTCTTTCAGCCTAGTCTGTTCTtagatttttaatattttttgtgataacatcgtttttgtattttaaatacaACTGTTTTTTCTCAATACAATCGGTTATTAACAgttaataattatttgaaattttaacgTGTTTGTTGTAACAGTATTTAAAGTACGAAGAAATACCCTTTAACAGAATTCTATCAATTAACACAGTTTAACACTTGTTATACCACTCttcgcctcgtgcccattgttttTAACCATGCTCTcaaatttccataaccgaatattttattatataccacctggctttcttttgtttaaaaagtgtacgatatacaagttcttttgtttaaaaaatgtccgatttactagtaaatcggacagttcttttgttaaaaactgtccggtttactggtaaatcggacactttaaacaaaagaacttgtaaaatggacacttctTAAACAAAAGGAAGTCACGTGGCgtagtaaaaacaaaacaaatgcgagacattataccaTAAGAAATTATTTCACCATTAAGTACAGAGGAAAGACACTtcaaaagaatcaccggactgaatttattttgcacgactgtacatctcaaaatgaattacaggtcaccgtgagataacggtattgattgcaaatatca
The Ptychodera flava strain L36383 chromosome 3 unlocalized genomic scaffold, AS_Pfla_20210202 Scaffold_25__1_contigs__length_14229661_pilon, whole genome shotgun sequence DNA segment above includes these coding regions:
- the LOC139125155 gene encoding neurofascin-like — its product is MHWSDPMPPANLSIHISEDPVVEYSTATLTCSSSGNPDPTYGWLQNVEPLPGNERYELSDNNSKLTITPVLREDMMEYSCVATNDFGSDEANIYVNVLYLPDNGWPECMVTYYTSENEPKAGDRAEITCTATDGNPYPSLVWYNGSNVLDGTYTTPEGEDDKITSNVFEWSLTAYDNGKKYQCEGDHPALSTPRACDTGVLDIKFAPLSALLTGYTDTARKGDRVELSCVTDSSNPVSIISWYKNYKLITDDDYEEIQEEDIRDGGFHGKVTEGGLHFDVLASHNENEFSCKTTRIEYSEEDLTVSVTTFVYYAPLVKNNEENQQQTVNLTDTADLLCEINSNPEVEITWFDNDNKTISNLTDKFLARKITSDTITTGVLTIFNVSESDLGYYRCHASNEINGVNFIINLWGKRKEESQGGAYADIHQTDTEYMGLVFRNRNPGM